GGTTATTTAGATTATGAATTCTAAAATTGTAGCATTTTAGTTTGAGATTTAATCAAACTTTTCTGTAAAGTCTGTTGACTTGGATGTGCTAGATGACTATTTTAAttagtttcatttttttaataatcctCTAGATACAGATTAAGCGCTTGGGTTTTTTGAGTGCCATTTCTGTGTTTAAGTGACCTTCAAtaattgttttatacattttggaCATATTGTTCAGGTTTTTTGACTCTGTGTTATTGTTCTAATCTATTTGTAATAATTGCATACATTATAGTTCACTGAAGACTAGTAGCAGGATAGACTGTGGGCcaggtcaaataaaataaaaattattatgtggGAGCAATCAACATAATGACTATCCTTTAATTTTTCCCATTGATTTATTCAATTCTAAAAGCTTTATGTATATAATTGGGCCATCAAATTACTGTATATGTACCAATACTTGCAGTGGAACTCAGAAACTAGCTTGAAGTTTGAAAACAAGGACAAAAGACAACCAAActcaatgtttgtttgttttttgttgtttttcactttttcatgtaattttttctCATGACATGTCCCACTGTCTAAAAACTGTTTGTCTGACTGTTAATAGTACAACAAAAAAGAGAGCCTGGGTTCTGTCACCATAGTTTGTATGTGTTATAGCTGGAATTTGTTCTGATATGTTGGGAGAAAGTTGAATTGAATTAATCTAATGGGCATTTATCATGGGCTTGTATATGACTAAACAAATGTACCTGTGCTTTCAAAATGGATAGGGGGAAAATGATACCATCTGTGAGTTAGCCTCAATGTGTAAAGAAATGTTTATGTATTACATCGCATATATTATTTTGGTTTGATGGCAACAAtggtatgttttttatttaaagcacAGTATTACCACACTTTTTCCCTTTGGCATTATTGTGCAACAGTCATTGTGCAGAAAGAAACaagttgtatttgtttttgacCCAATGTTGGGAAATTTACTCAAAACAGTAATTACTTAATACTACTGTAACATTGTAATCACATACTGACTttactttttttactttattggAAAAGTATTTACACTAcagattacttttaagttactttctataAACACTTCTCATAGAAAAGTtatttttccactcaacaaattcaaaatgtctatatttcctcccgCACCACATTTCAGCTCtaaaatttcaaatgtatttacataaacataattaaaaaaatgtgtttaacccAAGTAACATACCTAAAATGAATAAActtaattaaaagtcaataactttaatctgattacaatattttaaatgtaattaatacttTGTACTTAGATTACACCCAGCACTGATTTGACCTTGGCTATCAAGAATGAACCCAGGTTTTGTTCCGCTacactgttttcaaacaattcttataattttaaaattataaaaactgataaacaatactacTGGAAATCTGGTAACTGACATTCCACTATGGTTAAATGTTGAATGTATATGCTTAAAGTTCACATGCTAAACTGTCCAGTTACTTTTGTATGTCTGTAATGCGTGCtgttttttgtgatgtaaaatgaAAACACTTTGCCACAGAGATGTGCAATTCTCTTTGGCATTACATGCTTGTACTGTCAAAAAATAATCCACTATACAGTATAATGCTTAGAATATTTCTCAGGTACAAGGAATTGACCATTTATGTATACAATTAATGTGGTCATGTAATCGGTTTCCTTTTATTAATGTTctttaataataaagacattcatATATTAACAGAGcacgttgttgttgttttccaatctcaactttaaaacgtgagacttttattatgaaaatagatccgcaaattaacttttattttgaaatgtaaccTGTTGGATGATCCCGGAAGTGTACACAGAGGGGAAATATTTTATGGGCAAATATCCTTCCTGACGGTATTCCTGCTGTGAATGAGCTACTTTTGTTAAATTAAAGCGAAATATGCGGCCTATATCACATTTATTGTAttgatgttttcatttgtttacgGATATAAAACGATCAGATAGCTAGTGCACTTGCTTTTTATGCTCATTTGGTAAAAAGGCAGCAGAGCGACAGAGAATTGTCCAGCCACCTGTAGCTGACAGTACAACTGTCAATCAGGTGATCTGTCAATCATACAACAGTGAGAGCCGCACACGCGCTTAACTGTGCGCATCATTCAGACATGAGCTTCTTCGGCTTCGGACAGAGCGCCGAGATCGACATCGTTTTGAATGACGCCGAGACGAGGAAGAAAGTTGAGCACAAAAATGAAGATGggaaaaaggacaaatatttccttttttatgaTGGCGAAACTGTAAGTGGGAAAGTTAATGTGACTCTCAAAACTCCTGGAAAGAGACTTGAACACTATGGGATAAAAATCGAGTTTGTTGGGCAgattggtgagttgtgtgtgtgtgcgcctggtAATGGACATTAAAGGAACAGTAAACCCAAAagcgaaaattctgtcataatttttcaCTTTTATGTTGCTTCAAACCCATACcatattctttcttctgtggaacataattgaaaatattttgcagaatgtccaagctgcactTTCAACATAGTGAAAGTGAAACACCACTGTCAAGCGAGATGTTCAGTGAAAAATGACTTATTACTCAGTCAGCACTATTCAGAATACTTGGTAATAGCGCACAAGccatatggactgcttttatggggcttctttttggagcttgacagcccatgGTCCCCAACCACTTTCAATGTACAAATAGAAGAGAGCAGCTTGAATATGCAGCTACTGTAGTTTTCCATTGAGGATAATAAAACATAAAAGGTTTTGAATGTGATAGAaaataaacgatgacagaattttcatttttaatgaactgcATCTTTAATATTTGTGAACCGTACTGTAGCTAGTTTCATTACGTTGCTTGACAAAATCAATGTAATGTTATTTtacagacatgtttttttttttttttttcaaaatctaaATTATGAATTGTAAATCCTCCTAGTGCTTTTAATGTACAtgcaccaaacttggtacagatATTCAGACTGTTCTGGGATAGTGACATTGCTTACTGATCGGACTTCCAGATTTCACACACCGGACAATCACATTTTACAACATGGGAACACAGCCATGCCTAATGCCAAAACAGCTTTGTTAGTGTTTACAGAAAAATATTTATCACTACATTAATTTACCTCCACTCGTTGTTGCAAAATgtttgagaaaaaagaaagcacttTGGGTAACAATGGAATAATAATGGCTTAATTAAATGGCATGTTAGACCGAAATATTATTAACTTCcttcaaacattaaaatgcttatagttgctctctctctctccctctctctatctctctgtcactcactcactctctcttgcTGTTCTtactttatctatctgtctgtttgtccgtCCATCGATCTATCTAAATTGTCAGACAAGGCTTTGTTAAGCagacatcaaagtttgtcttaacATGTTACCTGTCTATTTTATGTTGATACATCTGTCCTCTTTTCGGCAGAGCTGTACTATGACAGAGGGAACCACCATGAGTTTGTGTCATTAGTGAAGGATCTTGCACGACCTGGTGAGCTTTCACAGTCTCAGCCCTTTGACTTTGAGTTCACCCATGTGGAAAAGCCCTATGAATCTTACACTGGCCAGAATGTGAAACTCAGGTAAATCCATCAATTGATTCTTTACTAAAGTTACTATTTTGTCAGAAACCCCATAGAAACAGTGCTTGGTGTGAAACAGTGACCATGGAATTtttcttgtatctgaatacatgttATGAAGTCATCTGCAAATGATTTCTGCAATAATCTTGTTTTATGCCTGCATCTTTCATTTGATTGTTGTCTGTAGGTACTTCCTCCGAGCTACAGTTAGCAGAAGACTCAATGATATTAGTAAAGAGATGGACATTGTTGTGCAAACACTGAGCACGTACCCAGAGATGAACTCCTCCATCAAGATGGAAGTTGGAATTGAAGATTGTCTTCATATTGAGTTTGAATACAACAAGTCCAAGTAAGCCCCGTACTAGACTTGCCATGATATCATAATGTTCACACCGATACAGTGTTCACGTCCAAAGGACTAACACCGGTTTTACCACTGGTTGGACTctaagtggtactatggggtaattttcattaagcaatagcctacac
The sequence above is a segment of the Xyrauchen texanus isolate HMW12.3.18 chromosome 38, RBS_HiC_50CHRs, whole genome shotgun sequence genome. Coding sequences within it:
- the LOC127631763 gene encoding vacuolar protein sorting-associated protein 26B, giving the protein MSFFGFGQSAEIDIVLNDAETRKKVEHKNEDGKKDKYFLFYDGETVSGKVNVTLKTPGKRLEHYGIKIEFVGQIELYYDRGNHHEFVSLVKDLARPGELSQSQPFDFEFTHVEKPYESYTGQNVKLRYFLRATVSRRLNDISKEMDIVVQTLSTYPEMNSSIKMEVGIEDCLHIEFEYNKSKYHLRDVIVGKIYFLLVRIKIKHMEINIIKRETTGTGPSVYHENDTIAKYEIMDGAPVRGESIPIRLFLAGYELTPTMRDINKKFSVRYYLNLVLIDEEERRYFKQQEITLWRKGDTVRRSMSQQATIAAQRFEGSNSGNASAQAKEDSN